The Dethiosulfovibrio peptidovorans DSM 11002 genome has a window encoding:
- a CDS encoding TIGR03960 family B12-binding radical SAM protein codes for MFFDEWNDRRWEAMTSVKRPSRYAGGEWGDISPKVDPSYRICLCFPDVYEVGMSYLGYQLLYSMIKGLDRIDVERAYCPWIDMEKEMRSRNILLGSLESDRPLSDFDALGFTLQYELSFTNILTMLDLGGIPLKACERDDDIPLVIAGGPGALAPEPISEFFDLICLGDGEEMLPSLLESLAESSGMSRDERIRMASDIPGVYAPSSIDWTYGEYGAVRLRAERPFSRVISSDMESICPDSAIVPSASILHDRIAVEVFRGCSRGCRFCQAGMVYRPIRERSPEKVLETVKKLAEATGWEEVSLVSLASCDYSRIGDAIEILKPYLDARGMKLSLPSLRMDNFALSLAAGLDVMKKSGLTLAPEAGSQRLRDVINKGVSEEDVETTLKAAFEHGWNRMKLYFMMGLPTETEEDLAGILRIADRAAKIGRSMKKRGQISVSVAGFVPKPHTPFQWEAQDGIETLREKGRWLKGRVRDKKISLRYHEPEQTFLEGVFARGDRRLGDVIERAWRLGARFDGWTETFDLSIWLRAFEECSVDPEWYNQRERSRDEGFPWDHIDVGVTREFLWRERCRSREGLLTPDCRGGTCSVCGWQGRGCSWSGGGVDLAQN; via the coding sequence ATGTTTTTTGACGAGTGGAACGATCGACGATGGGAAGCTATGACCTCGGTCAAGCGTCCTTCGAGATACGCCGGAGGGGAATGGGGAGACATCTCCCCCAAGGTAGACCCTTCCTACAGGATATGTCTGTGCTTTCCCGATGTCTACGAGGTGGGTATGAGCTATCTCGGTTATCAGCTTCTGTATTCCATGATAAAGGGACTTGATCGAATAGACGTGGAGAGAGCTTACTGTCCTTGGATAGATATGGAAAAAGAGATGAGATCCAGGAACATTCTCCTGGGATCTCTGGAATCCGATCGACCTCTGTCCGATTTCGACGCCTTAGGATTCACGTTGCAATACGAGCTCTCGTTTACGAATATACTGACCATGCTAGATCTGGGCGGAATCCCCCTTAAGGCATGTGAGAGAGATGACGATATCCCTCTCGTCATAGCGGGAGGCCCGGGAGCACTTGCTCCCGAACCTATCTCCGAGTTTTTCGACCTTATCTGTCTTGGGGATGGAGAGGAAATGCTTCCCTCTTTGCTCGAGTCATTGGCCGAATCTTCCGGAATGTCACGGGACGAGAGAATTCGTATGGCCTCCGATATCCCGGGAGTTTACGCTCCTTCCTCCATCGATTGGACCTATGGAGAGTATGGTGCCGTTCGTCTTAGGGCGGAACGCCCTTTTTCGAGGGTGATCTCTTCCGACATGGAGTCGATATGTCCCGATTCGGCTATAGTTCCGTCCGCCAGTATCCTGCACGATCGGATCGCCGTAGAGGTCTTTCGTGGATGTTCCAGAGGATGTCGCTTCTGTCAGGCTGGAATGGTATATCGACCTATAAGGGAACGATCTCCAGAAAAGGTATTGGAGACGGTAAAGAAACTTGCCGAGGCCACCGGATGGGAGGAGGTCAGTCTCGTCTCCCTGGCGAGTTGCGACTATTCCAGGATCGGTGATGCCATCGAAATACTGAAACCTTATCTGGATGCCAGGGGCATGAAGCTCAGCTTGCCCAGCCTTAGGATGGACAACTTCGCTCTTTCTTTGGCCGCAGGACTCGACGTCATGAAGAAAAGCGGGTTGACCTTGGCGCCAGAGGCGGGATCTCAGAGGCTTAGGGACGTGATAAATAAAGGGGTCTCCGAGGAAGACGTGGAGACTACTCTGAAAGCGGCCTTCGAGCACGGATGGAATAGGATGAAACTTTATTTCATGATGGGACTTCCGACAGAGACGGAGGAGGATCTTGCCGGAATTCTCCGGATAGCCGATAGAGCTGCCAAGATCGGTCGTTCCATGAAGAAGAGAGGGCAGATCTCAGTATCGGTGGCAGGTTTCGTTCCGAAACCTCACACTCCTTTCCAATGGGAGGCACAGGATGGTATCGAAACCCTCAGGGAGAAGGGACGGTGGCTCAAGGGACGTGTAAGGGATAAGAAGATATCCCTCAGGTACCATGAGCCCGAACAGACTTTTCTGGAAGGCGTTTTCGCAAGAGGAGACAGGAGATTGGGCGATGTCATAGAGCGGGCCTGGCGTCTAGGGGCCCGTTTCGACGGTTGGACGGAGACCTTCGATCTGTCTATATGGCTCAGGGCTTTCGAAGAATGTTCCGTCGACCCGGAATGGTACAACCAAAGGGAGAGATCCAGGGACGAGGGCTTCCCCTGGGATCATATTGACGTCGGAGTGACCAGAGAATTTCTCTGGAGGGAGAGATGCCGCTCCAGAGAGGGTCTTTTAACCCCCGACTGTCGTGGAGGCACTTGCTCTGTCTGTGGATGGCAGGGACGAGGATGCAGTTGGTCCGGGGGAGGTGTCGATCTTGCTCAGAATTAG
- the rodA gene encoding rod shape-determining protein RodA: MKGLDLTLFFCIVVLYFVGVAFIYSAASGINVSGIGFARRQLIWGAVSILAFGAVLKIGYRRFLSWGYWIYGGILCCLLLVLLTGVVAKGAQSWFSFGGLRLQPSELGKISLALLLAKLSLYGKLETLSGFLKVWALSGCSLVLVLLQPDLGSALVYATMIFAALWTSGCRKRHFFSLIGLGLAMLPVGWHFLKEYQKQRLLVFVDPSLDPLGAGYNVIQSRIAVGSGSIWGKGFLQGTQSKLRFLPEPHTDFIFSVFSEECGFIGGVTVLAIFSLLFWRTISIAIKTKDKQAKVMIAALTAWLWFQVFECVGMSMGLLPVTGLPLPLLSYGGSALVATSAALGLIASVGMTDEMERQTFER, encoded by the coding sequence TTGAAGGGACTCGACCTTACGCTGTTTTTCTGTATCGTAGTTCTGTATTTCGTGGGAGTTGCCTTCATATACAGCGCAGCATCGGGGATAAACGTCAGCGGAATTGGTTTCGCTCGTCGCCAGCTGATATGGGGAGCCGTCTCGATACTGGCCTTCGGAGCGGTTCTGAAAATCGGCTACAGACGTTTTTTAAGTTGGGGCTACTGGATATACGGTGGAATTCTCTGTTGTCTCTTGCTAGTCCTGTTGACCGGAGTCGTGGCCAAGGGAGCTCAATCCTGGTTTTCCTTCGGTGGACTTCGGTTGCAGCCATCCGAGCTGGGTAAGATATCCCTGGCTTTATTGTTGGCCAAGCTTTCGCTATACGGTAAGTTGGAGACCCTTTCGGGCTTTTTGAAGGTGTGGGCACTGTCCGGGTGCAGTCTGGTCCTGGTCCTGCTCCAACCGGATCTGGGAAGTGCCCTGGTCTATGCGACCATGATCTTCGCCGCCCTATGGACATCAGGGTGCCGTAAACGCCATTTCTTCTCCCTGATAGGCCTAGGATTGGCCATGCTCCCAGTTGGGTGGCATTTTCTTAAGGAATATCAGAAACAGAGGTTGCTGGTATTCGTGGATCCATCCCTCGACCCGTTAGGGGCGGGATATAACGTCATACAGTCCAGGATTGCCGTAGGATCCGGATCGATCTGGGGTAAGGGATTTCTTCAAGGGACCCAGAGTAAGCTTCGTTTTTTGCCTGAACCTCACACGGATTTTATCTTTAGTGTTTTTTCCGAGGAATGTGGATTCATCGGAGGGGTCACCGTCCTGGCTATCTTTTCGTTGCTTTTCTGGAGAACGATCTCCATCGCGATCAAGACCAAGGATAAGCAGGCTAAAGTGATGATAGCCGCCTTGACCGCCTGGTTATGGTTTCAGGTCTTCGAATGTGTCGGGATGAGCATGGGGCTTCTTCCCGTGACGGGGCTTCCTCTTCCTCTTCTGAGTTACGGAGGTAGTGCCTTGGTCGCTACATCCGCTGCCTTGGGACTGATAGCGAGCGTTGGTATGACCGACGAGATGGAGCGCCAGACTTTTGAGAGGTAA
- a CDS encoding TIGR03936 family radical SAM-associated protein — protein MLRIRVLFSKRGPFCFIRHVELPQIFSRAAARAGLSIELTEGFSPHPKISLGPALPVGVVACAEPAEIWFDDWRDSYLERFDDALPDGLSAFAAAFVEGKSLNKLCDAGEYIVHFPSDDTRESVLSLLREGKQPWEENLLDWEIIGRSIRMVMSSPSQKGPGNIVKKLVEMKIIQGWADIRLARLSVGTWNSKSKKVVPLVESASGTLSVREG, from the coding sequence TTGCTCAGAATTAGAGTTCTTTTCTCTAAAAGAGGTCCTTTTTGTTTCATACGTCACGTCGAGTTACCCCAGATATTCTCCCGGGCTGCCGCCAGGGCGGGGTTGTCCATAGAGCTGACGGAGGGCTTCTCCCCCCATCCCAAGATCTCCCTAGGTCCTGCTCTGCCTGTCGGTGTGGTCGCTTGTGCCGAGCCGGCGGAGATCTGGTTCGACGACTGGCGGGATTCATATCTCGAAAGGTTCGACGATGCTCTTCCCGACGGCCTATCGGCGTTCGCAGCAGCGTTTGTCGAGGGAAAGTCGCTCAATAAACTCTGCGATGCTGGAGAGTATATCGTGCATTTTCCCAGTGATGATACGAGAGAGAGCGTCCTGTCGCTATTGAGAGAGGGGAAACAGCCTTGGGAGGAAAACCTTCTCGACTGGGAGATAATCGGTCGCTCCATCCGTATGGTTATGTCGTCTCCCTCGCAGAAAGGCCCGGGGAATATAGTCAAAAAACTGGTCGAGATGAAGATAATCCAGGGATGGGCCGATATCAGATTGGCTCGTCTTTCCGTAGGTACATGGAACAGCAAATCTAAAAAGGTGGTTCCTCTGGTCGAGAGCGCCTCTGGGACTCTTTCCGTCAGAGAGGGGTGA
- the minC gene encoding septum site-determining protein MinC, with translation MLQEKANEDMVILKGQGSLLRLLLSVDGPLEIVLSQARKALEKASSMIGDIGIVLETDSRRLDGISIVRILEDLIWPMSLNVKYWKSEDRESLLLLRRSGFSLEDDTSSGENICTGEPLVVDRSLRSGQKVVHDGDVLILGSVHDGSEVLASGNICVFGKLQGLAHAGSQGDDRRFIAVDSFMARQVRIGCRVSNEMAQSEQHWWGRPVIISIERGSFLVTERK, from the coding sequence GTGCTTCAGGAAAAGGCGAATGAGGATATGGTTATATTGAAAGGACAGGGCAGTCTACTGAGGTTGTTGCTGTCCGTAGATGGTCCTTTGGAGATCGTGTTATCTCAGGCTAGAAAAGCCCTGGAGAAGGCCTCTTCCATGATCGGCGATATAGGTATCGTCCTGGAGACCGATTCCAGACGTCTGGATGGGATATCGATCGTTCGGATTCTGGAGGATCTTATATGGCCGATGTCCTTAAATGTGAAATATTGGAAGAGCGAGGATAGAGAATCGCTCCTTCTTCTTCGGAGATCGGGTTTTTCCTTAGAAGACGATACTTCCTCCGGCGAAAATATCTGTACCGGTGAGCCTTTGGTGGTGGACCGTTCTCTGAGATCGGGACAGAAAGTGGTTCACGACGGAGACGTCCTTATATTGGGAAGCGTTCACGATGGTTCCGAGGTTTTGGCGTCAGGGAATATCTGTGTTTTCGGAAAGCTCCAGGGCCTTGCTCATGCCGGTTCCCAAGGGGATGATAGAAGGTTCATCGCCGTCGATTCTTTTATGGCACGTCAGGTAAGGATAGGCTGTAGGGTCAGCAACGAGATGGCCCAATCGGAACAACACTGGTGGGGAAGGCCTGTTATAATTTCCATTGAAAGAGGGTCTTTTTTGGTTACCGAGCGGAAATAG
- a CDS encoding rod shape-determining protein: MGFFSGFLGNDIGIDLGTSNVVVYQCGEGIVLDEPSAVAVRKRKRGGQAEVIAFGHEAKAMAGKTPAGVSTIRPLKDGVIANFDMTEAIIRHFLQLTGGAGIKSRPRVVISVPAKVTEVEKKAVIDATLGAGAREAYVVDEPIAAALGAGLPIQEPIGSMILDVGGGTSEVAVLSLGGIVVNNSLRVAGDDMDDAIIAMLRQKHAILIGETTAESVKMEIGSALPTGEEVEIEVKGRDLADGLPKVATVSSAEIREALDPLVSRVEDMVKVALEQTPPELSKDIVDQGIVLTGGVCQLRGLDQRLSRALNAPVILCDDPLHSVAQGVGKILEDLNAMKKVLMSVEKGSR; this comes from the coding sequence GTGGGCTTCTTTTCTGGTTTTTTGGGCAACGATATAGGTATCGATCTTGGAACGTCCAACGTCGTAGTCTATCAGTGTGGTGAGGGGATCGTTCTGGACGAGCCTTCCGCCGTGGCGGTTAGAAAAAGAAAAAGGGGCGGGCAGGCCGAGGTAATAGCCTTTGGGCATGAGGCCAAGGCTATGGCCGGAAAGACCCCTGCGGGAGTGTCCACGATAAGGCCCTTGAAGGACGGGGTAATAGCCAACTTCGATATGACCGAGGCCATAATACGTCATTTTCTCCAGCTTACCGGAGGGGCAGGCATAAAATCCAGACCCAGAGTAGTCATATCCGTTCCGGCAAAGGTAACAGAGGTGGAGAAAAAGGCCGTCATAGACGCGACCTTGGGTGCAGGAGCCAGAGAGGCCTACGTCGTCGACGAGCCGATCGCGGCTGCTTTGGGGGCGGGGCTTCCCATACAGGAACCCATAGGAAGTATGATTCTAGACGTAGGAGGGGGGACCAGTGAGGTCGCTGTATTGTCCCTCGGAGGCATAGTGGTCAACAACTCCCTGAGGGTGGCCGGTGACGACATGGACGATGCCATAATAGCCATGTTGAGGCAGAAGCACGCCATTTTGATAGGAGAGACCACAGCGGAGTCGGTGAAGATGGAAATCGGATCAGCTCTACCTACGGGAGAAGAGGTAGAGATAGAGGTAAAGGGCAGGGATCTAGCGGACGGCTTGCCTAAAGTAGCGACGGTCTCATCTGCCGAGATAAGGGAAGCCCTTGATCCTTTAGTGTCCAGAGTGGAGGACATGGTCAAGGTAGCTCTTGAGCAGACCCCTCCGGAACTATCGAAGGACATAGTCGATCAGGGGATCGTCTTGACCGGCGGGGTATGTCAGCTTCGTGGTTTGGATCAGCGTCTCTCGAGGGCTTTGAACGCTCCGGTTATCCTATGTGATGACCCGTTGCATTCCGTAGCTCAGGGAGTCGGCAAGATCCTTGAGGATCTGAACGCTATGAAAAAAGTCTTGATGTCCGTGGAAAAGGGGAGCCGTTGA
- the minE gene encoding cell division topological specificity factor MinE, with amino-acid sequence MSFLDKIFSKKKSQSVAKERLQLVLINDRSDISPEVLERLREDLISVISSYMEIDTEHIEMDFDREGKKVALVANIPVTNIRRGQRGNRDV; translated from the coding sequence ATGAGTTTTCTGGACAAGATATTCAGCAAGAAAAAATCTCAGTCCGTCGCCAAGGAGAGGCTTCAGCTTGTATTGATTAACGATAGATCGGACATATCCCCTGAGGTATTGGAAAGGCTTCGTGAGGATTTAATCTCTGTGATATCCAGCTATATGGAGATAGATACGGAACACATAGAGATGGACTTCGATCGAGAGGGTAAAAAAGTAGCCTTGGTGGCGAACATCCCGGTGACCAATATCAGGAGGGGCCAGCGAGGCAACAGGGATGTCTGA
- the mreC gene encoding rod shape-determining protein MreC, whose amino-acid sequence MTENRQGYVISGLCAVALGLVLTLGTGSPFTEKAMGVWTDCLVWLEQPATHLRGLYRTGRKWVLERRFLIDKMSKMEEENDALFLSLHLKDALDLRDTLLKSTVNAMVDLRLPLSWWEEIRINQGGMDGISPGDPVLQKGFLIGRVNRVDGSKSWITLLASTEEMIPVVVRETRDVGVVVGDGMGGIWLCYIPLDSEIKAGMNLDTALISEIIPPGIPVGTVTDDIRENEQGYREYRISSGADLSRLYDVKVFRRGDMLP is encoded by the coding sequence ATGACGGAGAATCGTCAGGGATACGTAATATCTGGACTATGTGCCGTGGCTCTAGGCCTGGTGTTGACTCTCGGTACCGGTAGTCCATTTACCGAGAAGGCCATGGGGGTTTGGACCGATTGTCTCGTCTGGCTGGAGCAGCCAGCGACGCATCTTCGAGGGCTTTACAGGACGGGACGTAAATGGGTCTTAGAGAGGCGCTTTCTCATAGACAAAATGTCTAAAATGGAGGAGGAAAACGACGCTCTTTTTCTCTCTCTTCATCTCAAAGACGCTTTGGATTTGCGGGATACTCTTTTGAAATCAACCGTGAATGCAATGGTGGACCTAAGATTGCCTCTGAGCTGGTGGGAGGAGATAAGGATAAACCAAGGCGGCATGGATGGTATCTCCCCTGGAGATCCGGTTTTACAAAAAGGTTTTTTAATAGGCCGGGTGAACCGTGTGGACGGAAGCAAATCGTGGATTACCCTTTTGGCCTCCACGGAAGAGATGATACCGGTGGTGGTAAGGGAGACTAGAGATGTCGGCGTGGTAGTCGGAGACGGCATGGGAGGAATATGGCTTTGCTATATACCGTTGGATTCCGAGATCAAAGCGGGAATGAACCTGGACACGGCATTGATCAGCGAGATAATCCCTCCGGGGATTCCAGTCGGAACTGTGACGGACGATATAAGGGAAAACGAACAGGGATATCGTGAATATCGGATTTCCTCCGGGGCCGACCTATCCAGACTTTACGACGTGAAGGTCTTTCGTAGAGGGGACATGTTGCCATGA
- the mrdA gene encoding penicillin-binding protein 2, which yields MFNDKVLLNSRLRLIRIALMLSMLILFSGLLYYQVFRSDKYVKLATSNKLRVVRLPARRGRILDSNGVLLANNVLTFDIVGYPLDLRKEGILSGFADLLTRHGIPLSEEILEKRIKKQYIVPYRSVVLLRNLTLPQVTDLVGDPEFPPQLFHLPVWRRTYPIGSLVCHVLGYVGEISEQELKELGQDGETSRFVGGDVIGKGGVEHFYEDRLQGYPGHKVLEVDARGRFVRVLSGRKPVPGEDLSLTLDLGAQKFAADLLGESRGAVIAMDLKTGGVKVLYSNPTFDLNPLAWGVSSKEWKDLVSDPHRPMMNRAISGTYSPGSVYKPVVAYAALADGVVTEKTTFFCSGKFELGNQIFRCHRRWGHGNEDLVGALRDSCDVYFYEVGQRVGIDSLVRWGKVFGVGLKTGIDLPGESEGNIAGREWKERRFGDRWYKGDTVNYSIGQGFLLMTPIQILRQFGAVATGKLLRPHLFCDAASAPINLGLSPKFLKVVQNGMAAVVKPKGTGRRAGIYGVSVAGKTGTVQNSGEDHAVFGGYAPVENPRYAAVAFVEEGLHGSIAAAPIVGQLLAYLVKNDEGGPGGASGKGE from the coding sequence ATGTTTAACGATAAGGTTTTGCTTAATTCTAGACTTCGTCTGATAAGGATAGCACTGATGCTCTCTATGTTGATCCTGTTCAGCGGTTTGTTGTATTACCAGGTTTTTCGATCCGACAAGTACGTCAAATTAGCGACGTCCAATAAATTAAGGGTGGTCAGGCTTCCCGCAAGAAGAGGAAGAATTCTCGATTCCAACGGAGTGCTCCTGGCGAACAACGTTCTGACGTTCGACATAGTGGGGTATCCGTTAGACCTTAGAAAAGAGGGGATACTGTCCGGTTTCGCCGATCTGTTGACCCGACATGGAATCCCCCTTTCCGAGGAAATCCTGGAGAAGAGGATAAAGAAACAGTACATCGTACCATATCGTTCCGTAGTTTTGCTCCGTAACTTGACCTTACCGCAGGTAACGGATCTGGTCGGGGATCCCGAGTTTCCTCCACAGCTTTTTCACCTTCCCGTCTGGAGAAGGACCTACCCGATAGGGTCTCTCGTCTGTCATGTCTTGGGCTACGTTGGGGAGATTTCGGAGCAGGAGCTCAAGGAATTGGGACAGGACGGCGAGACCTCTCGTTTTGTCGGTGGTGACGTGATAGGCAAGGGAGGAGTCGAGCACTTTTACGAGGACCGTCTACAGGGCTACCCGGGACACAAAGTCCTGGAGGTCGATGCGAGAGGGCGGTTCGTGAGGGTCCTGTCCGGCAGAAAGCCCGTTCCGGGAGAAGATCTGTCTTTAACCCTCGATCTGGGGGCGCAGAAGTTCGCTGCCGATCTCCTGGGGGAGAGTCGAGGTGCCGTCATAGCTATGGACTTGAAGACTGGGGGGGTGAAGGTGCTTTACTCCAACCCTACCTTTGACCTAAATCCTCTCGCCTGGGGCGTTTCCTCCAAGGAATGGAAAGATCTCGTCTCCGACCCCCATCGGCCCATGATGAACAGAGCGATAAGCGGAACCTACTCTCCCGGATCGGTTTATAAGCCTGTCGTTGCCTATGCGGCACTAGCAGATGGTGTCGTAACGGAGAAGACGACTTTCTTCTGCTCCGGAAAGTTCGAGCTTGGGAATCAAATATTTCGTTGTCATAGACGTTGGGGGCACGGAAACGAGGACCTTGTCGGAGCCCTGAGAGATTCCTGCGATGTCTATTTTTACGAGGTCGGACAGAGAGTCGGAATAGATTCGTTGGTCCGATGGGGCAAGGTATTTGGGGTAGGATTAAAGACTGGGATCGATCTTCCCGGTGAATCCGAGGGGAATATCGCTGGTCGAGAGTGGAAAGAAAGACGTTTCGGAGATAGGTGGTACAAAGGTGATACTGTTAACTACTCGATAGGTCAGGGATTTCTTCTTATGACACCTATACAGATATTGAGACAGTTCGGAGCTGTTGCAACGGGGAAATTGCTGCGACCTCATTTATTCTGCGATGCGGCTTCTGCCCCGATTAATCTCGGCCTCTCGCCTAAATTTCTCAAAGTGGTTCAAAATGGAATGGCCGCTGTGGTCAAACCGAAAGGAACGGGACGGCGTGCCGGTATCTACGGAGTTTCTGTAGCCGGAAAGACCGGTACAGTCCAAAATTCCGGAGAGGATCATGCGGTGTTTGGAGGATACGCTCCGGTGGAAAATCCACGCTATGCTGCCGTAGCTTTTGTAGAGGAAGGATTGCATGGCAGCATCGCCGCAGCTCCCATAGTTGGTCAGCTTCTGGCGTATTTGGTCAAAAACGACGAAGGAGGTCCCGGCGGTGCTTCAGGAAAAGGCGAATGA
- the minD gene encoding septum site-determining protein MinD has product MDARVIVVTSGKGGVGKTTTTANVSMALAKRGYKVVAVDADIGLRNLDVILGLENRIVYNLVDVIEGNCGLRQAMVRDKRVEGLYLLPAAQTRTKDAVSPDQMKGLCDELKKEFDFVLLDSPAGIEGGFQNAAIGAREALVVTTPDVSAVRDADRIIGMLESMGKMPIKLIVNRIRPQMVDKGEMLSVDDVLEILAVDLAGIVPEDESVVTSSNRGEPLTMGNESPAAKAFANIAGRIVGEEIDLLDMKSSQNEGFLDGFKKFFLRK; this is encoded by the coding sequence GTGGATGCACGGGTGATAGTTGTTACCTCGGGCAAGGGTGGAGTGGGAAAGACGACCACCACTGCCAACGTCTCAATGGCTCTTGCCAAGAGAGGCTACAAGGTCGTGGCCGTCGATGCGGATATAGGTCTCAGAAATCTCGACGTCATCCTAGGGCTCGAGAATAGAATAGTATACAATTTGGTGGACGTCATAGAGGGAAATTGCGGGCTTAGGCAGGCGATGGTAAGGGACAAAAGGGTGGAGGGGCTTTACCTTCTTCCTGCGGCTCAGACCAGGACCAAGGACGCAGTTTCTCCCGATCAGATGAAAGGTCTCTGTGATGAACTTAAGAAGGAATTCGATTTCGTCCTTCTGGACAGTCCTGCTGGTATCGAAGGTGGCTTCCAAAATGCAGCAATAGGAGCCAGAGAGGCGCTGGTAGTGACCACCCCCGATGTTTCCGCTGTAAGAGATGCCGACAGGATAATAGGAATGCTCGAGTCGATGGGGAAGATGCCCATAAAGCTCATAGTCAACAGAATAAGGCCTCAAATGGTAGATAAGGGAGAGATGTTGTCGGTCGACGATGTCCTGGAAATTCTTGCAGTCGACCTGGCTGGAATAGTTCCCGAGGACGAATCGGTCGTAACCTCCTCTAACAGAGGCGAACCTCTCACCATGGGGAACGAATCCCCTGCCGCCAAGGCTTTCGCGAACATAGCCGGAAGGATAGTGGGAGAGGAAATAGACCTGCTGGACATGAAGTCGTCTCAAAATGAAGGTTTTTTGGATGGCTTTAAAAAGTTCTTTCTCCGCAAGTAG